The Myxococcota bacterium genomic sequence GCGCGCGCCATCGCCGTTCCAGGTCTTCAGGAAGTCCCAGATGATCTTGGCGCCGGCGTTCGGGTCACCTTTGCAGTCGATCGACTCGTTCAAGAAGGGCAGACCGCCGTGGTAGTCCTCGAGCGCGCCGTCCTGGCCGATCTTGGCCTTGCCCTTGTTCTTCTCGGTCATCGCGTTGTACGCGTCGGCGGCGCCGTACTTGCGCAGCGTGGGACCGATCTCGAGCTGCATGCCCTCGTAGAAGAAGAACTCGCGGTTGTCCCAGAACTCGGTCGGCAGGAAGTCCTTGAGCTTGTCCACCTGCGCGAAGGTGATGGTGTCGCCCTCCTTGAAGGGCGTCGTGGGAAGAACGTCCTGCGCCTTCTTCTCCTGCGCGAATCCCGATCCGGGCAGTGAGAGGCAAAGCGCAAGCGCTAGAGCCAAACGTCGCATTCGAAATCCCTCCTTGGCCACTCGGTCGGAGCGCGAGCGGCGCGCCATTCTAGACCCAAACCCCATCGCGTGGATAGCGAGCGCGGCAGAGCGATCAGGGCCCGGCTACCCAGTCGATTTCGGACAGGAATACGTCGTGGGGCGCCTGGTAGATGGGCTGTGCGTTGCCGGTGTTCAATTCGACGCGGTAGAGGTGCTGCGGGAGCTCGGCGTCGAGCTCTTCCGCGTGGTCGCGGACCAGCACCAGCGCCTGGTCCGCACCGACGGGGCGGCCTTCGAAGACGCGCTTCTCTCCACCCGGACTGAACACGAGCTGGCATCCGCTGCCTTCGGGATCGCAGCGCACGAGCCCGCGCCGCTGCCGCGCGTAGACGCCGCGCGCGTCCCACCACAGCGGCAGCGTGCCGCCCGCGGCGAGCGGTCCGCCCGGGTCACCATCGCGCAGCAGCACGAGCTTGCCCGTGAGGTTCGACGCCACGCGGTACAGGCGCGGGAACGCGACCTCCTGACCCTGGAACGACATGCCGGTGGCCGAATCGGCGCCGTCGGGGTCGGACACCGTCTGCAGAACGACCAGGTCCGCGCCGTCGGGACTCCAGCGCGGCCGGTCGAGCGCGCGCGGCGCGTCGAACAGCGGCCGCTCGCCCTTCGAGCGCAGCGAGAGCAGCACCAGCTCACTCTGTCCCTGGTCGTCGGTCTCGACGCCGGCCGCGAGCTTCTCGCCGCGCGGGTCGGGCTCGGCGTCGAACCAGCGCGCCGGGCGCGCGAACGGCTCGACCGCGCCCGTGTCGGCATCGACGCGGAGTAACTGGGTGCGCGGCAGGCCGTACTCCTCGTCGGGCGGGAGCTCCTGACTCACGATCAGCGCGGAAGACGAGATCCAGCGCGCGGCGCGCGGGCTCGTCACGCGCAGCGCGCGCGCGCCGTTCCGGTCGTGGACCACGAGCACGCGCGGCACCTGCGGGTCGGCGTTCTCGAACAACAGCACGAGCCGCCCCGGGCCGCGGAACCCGGCGTCGTAGGGCGCGGGATCGGTCGCGCTCTTGCGCGCGCACGCGGCGAGCGCGAGCGCGGCGCACAGAAAAAAACATGCGCGCGTGGTTCGCACGCGCGCATGATACGACGAGAACGCCGGCGCGAGAGAGCCGAGAGACGAGTCTCTCGCGCCGGCCGTTACACGCCCGCTACCCGGCCAACGTCCTTCCGCTGCTGTGCAGCGCAAAGTCGGGATAGGCGAGCGTGCCCATCTCGGGACCGTCGAGACCCTCGAGCTCGGTCTCCTTCGAGACGCGGATCGGGGTGATCAGGTTGGAGAGCTTGAACCAGGCGTAGGCCATCGCGAAGCCGAACACCGCCAGCACGACACAGTCGACCGACTGCATGACGAGCTGCGAGGCATCGCCGTACAACAGGCCGCGCACGCCGTCGGCGCCGTACTTCGCCACCATCTCGGGGCGCACCACGCCGTTCCAGCCGGCGCCGTACTGACCCGTCGCGAAGATGCCGACGGAGAGCACGCCCCAGAGGCCGTTCACGCCGTGCACCGAGATGGCGCCGACCGGATCGTCGATGCCGCGCGCCTCCCAGAAGAACACGGAGTAGACGACCAGCACGCCCGCAACCGCGCCGATCACGGCGCCGCCCCACGGGTCGACGAACGCGCACGGAGCGGTGATCGCGACCAGGCCCGCGAGCATGCCGTTGCACAGCATGGTCGGGTCAGGCTTCAGGCCCTTGGCGTAGAGCGCGAGCATAGCGCCCAGCGCACCAGTCACGCTGGCGAGCATCGTGTTCACCACGATGTAGCTGATGCGCAGATCGGTGCCGGCCAGCGAGGAGCCCGGATTGAACCCGAACCAGCCGAACGCCAGGATGAACGTGCCCAGCACGACCATCGGCACGTCGTGACCAGGCAGCGCCAGTGGCTTCCCCTTCGCGTCGTACTTCCCGATGCGCGCGCCGATCACCATCGCGCCCGCGAGCCCGATGATGCCGCCCATGCCGTGCACGACGCCGGAGCCCGCGAAATCCACCGCTCCGTGACCCAGGCCCCAGTTCACACCGCCCTGGGCCAGGAAGCCGCCGCCCCACATCCAGTTCGCGTAGATGCAGTAGGGCAGGGCCACCCACAGTCCGTAGAGACAGAAGTTCTTCCACGCCCAGCGCTCGGCCATCGCGCCGGTCGGGATGGTCGCGGTCGTGTCCATGAAGACCATCATGAAGAAGAAGATCGCGAGCACCGACACGTCGCCGACGGACGGTGACAGGAAGAAGCCCTTCAGCCCGAGGATCCCGTAGGTGAACACGCCGTTGCCGGTGCCGCCGAGGCCCCAGCCCTCGTTCAAGGCCGAGAGACCGGGCCCGAGCGATGCGTACCAGCCTGGAGCGACGGGGCCGTTGAACCAGTTGCCCCAGCCCAGCGCGAAGCCGTAGGCCCAGAACGCGAAGCAGCCCAGCGGGTAGATCATGAAGTTCATGGCCGAGGTGTGCGCCGCGTTCTTCGCGCGGCACAGCCCGGTCTCGACGTACATGAACCCGGCCTGCATGAACATGACCAGGAAGCCGGTGACCAGCGTCCAGACCATGTTGACGGCGAACAGGTTGTGAGTGACTCGGTCGTACACGTCCCCGACCGTCATGGTCGCAGGAGTGTCTCCCTTGCCGTCACCCGCCGGAGTCGCCCAGACACCGGCGGCGCTGCCCGTCGGGTCGGGCCACACGGGCTTGGCAGGATCGGCGTTGGCGCCCGCGAAGTAAGCCGGCAGGACAGGTGCTTCTGCCGAGACTGGCGGCGTCGCTGGCGCGGCGTCCGCGGGTGCCGCAGCGGCTGCGGGCGCGGGTGGCGTGGCCTCCTCGTCGGCGCTGACACGGTGCGCACAGAAGAACGCCGTGCCGAGCGCCGCGGTCGCTATGGCACTGAGCCAGCGGCGCAGCTTGCGCCGCCTGTTGAAGGCTGAAGTTGGATCTGTTGAAACTCCCCGTTCGGTCACATCTTCCCCGCTGCGAAGTCAGAGAGCATCTCTGCCTCGCTCACTCGTGCGGATCCGCACGGCATCTTCGACGGGAAGCACGAAGATCCTCCCGTCACCGATGCGCCCGGTCCGCGTCACGCGCACCAGCTCTTCCACCAGAGCTGGCACGCGCCCGTCCTCCACGACGATCTCGACTTTGACCCTGGGAACCAGAATCACCTCGTGCTCTGCACCGCGATACAGCTCTGTATGGCCGCGCTCATGGCCGTAGCCTCGCACCTCGGTGACCGTCATCCCCTCCACCCCTACGCGTCCCAGTGAGATGCGTACCTCTTCGAGCTTTGAGGTGCTGACGATCGCCTCGACTTTCTTCACCTGCCCTCGCGGGTGACTTTCCGTCCCCGCGCGCGACTCAGAGCAATTCGCTTGCCAGGGGCCCAGGACGCCGCGCCGGGGCGCGCGCGTGCGGTGAGTCCAGGGACTGGGCGGAGCGATGCCCGACTTCGAGGCAGCCCGGCGATCCCAGGAAAATCCCAGGTTCGGGAGACGAGCCGGCGCCTACACTCGAGCGCGAACGGCCCGGTGCGCGCGCGCGGTCTGGCCAGGACGAGGCTCCCTTCCCGATCCGGCATTCCGGCGCGCGCTCACCGCGGCCCGGCGCGCGACACCGGAGGGTGTCGCTTCGATGAGCGTCCGCTCACTCAGCGCGGCAGCGACTTGAAGAAGATCGTCGTCGCGCACAGCGGCCCGTCGGGCATGAGGGCGTAGCCCGGAATGCGGCCGCACAGCTGCCAGCCGCCGCGGGCGTAGAGCCGCTCGGCGTCGGGGCTCGCGGTATCGAGCACGAGCACGCTGCGGCCGGCCTCGAGCGCCGCGCGCTCGCAAGCGGCGAGCAGCGCCGCGCCCACACCGCGCCGCCGCGCGCGCCGGTGCACGAGCATCTTGGCCAGGTCGCCGCGGTGTGGCTGGTTCTCGGGCTGGGCGAACACCACCTGCGCCGTGCCCACGATCGCGCCCGCCGGGTCGAAGGCCGCCAAGAGCACCCGCTCGCCGCGCGCAAGGCTCGCCGCGACGCCGCGCCAGAAGGCTTCGGCCTTGGCCCGGGTCATCGGCAGCATGAACCCCACCGAGTCACCGCCCTGCACGCAGTCGACCAGCACGTCGCACAAGCCGTCGAGCTCGTGCTCGCCCAGGGCTTCGAGCCGGCGCACTTCGAAGCGCTCAGTCACGTCGCGACCTGGGCGCGCGGGCGCGCACGCTGGCGATCACGACCACGTAGCGCGCCGCCCGCCGCGTGCGGTTGCGGAAGGAGACGGGCGCGTCCAGCCGCATCGCGAGACAGTCGCCGCTCTGGAGTCGATGGGTGACCCGGCCGACTGTGACCTCGATGCGGCCCTCCTGCAGCCACACCTGCTGGTGGACCGCGGGCTCGCGTGCGCCCGTCTCGTAGGTGACTCGCGCGCCCGGCGGGAACACCACCTCGACGATCTGGATCGGGGAGGGGAAGCCCGCGGGCGAGACGTTGCGCCGCACGTAGCCGGACTCCGGGTCGCGCCAGGGCGTGCGATCGGCAGGTCGCGACACCGGGCTCGCGGGCGCGGCCGCGTCGTCGAACAGCGAGGCGAGCACGACGCCCAGCCCGGTCGCGATCTTGTCGAGCACGACGGCACTCGCGCTGCTCTCGCCGCGCTCGACCAGCGAGAGCATCGAGCGGCTCACTCCGCTGCGCGCCTCGAGCGCGTCGAGCGTGAGACCCGACTCCGCGCGCAGGGAGCGAACCCGGCTGGCGATGCGCGCGTCGAGCGCCTCCTCCGTCATATTGGACATTCTGTCCAGTACAACGGACGGAAGTCAAACGCGAACGCGGTGCTAGGCTGGCACCGTGAGCGAAGACCGCCGGCTGGCCCGGCTCACGCGCCTGTGTCTCGCGCTGCCCGACGCAACCGCCGAGCGGCACGGCAGCCACGCCACCTTCCGCGTGCGCAAGCGCGTATTCGCGTACTTCCTCGACGACCACCACGGCGACGGGATCGTGTCGCTGTGTTGGAAGGCCGAGCTCGGCGAGGCGCACGAGCGGGCGGAAGCCGACCCCGAGCACTTCTACCTGCCCGCCTACATCGGTCCGCGCGGCTGGGGCGCGCTGCGGCTCGACCGCGGCCCGGTCGACTGGGAGGAAGTGGCCGACCTGGTGCGCGCGAGTTACTGCGCGGTCGCACCGCGAACGCTCGCGGAGCGCGTACCGAATCTACAAAGCGCTGCGGACGAATCGCGCTTCAGGGCGGCGAACTCGAGCGCGCGACCTCGAGCAGCTCGCGCACGCGGGGCGAGGCGAACTCGGCGGTGAGCGACCTGGGCGCCACGCCGCTGCGGCGCGCCCTGGTGCCGGGCACCCACCGCCTGGCCGCAGAGTTTCCCGGCGGGCGGCGCGTGACTCGCGAGATCCAGGTGGACGCTCGGCAACGGTTCGTCGCACTGCACTGACTCCGCTTGCCGGCGGAGATGAGAGAAATCTCCCGAAGACCCTCCGCCAGCTGGCGACGGTCCGTGCCGATGCAACTCGCATGCAACGCGCGCGGACCCGCCCGCGCCGAGTGACAGGCGACACACTCTGCACGTCGCCTGCGCGCTCGCTGCGTGCGCGCAACCCGGGCGCCATTGGAGGGTTTGAAGGGCCATGATGAAACACAAGCTCAGCCTCTTCCTGGTCGTGGCAGCGGGAAGTCTGGCTCTCTCGTTTGCTGCCCGTGCCGACGACTCCACGAACAGCCCGGTCGATCCCGGCCACCCGCGTGTCACCGAGGTGCAGAAGCGCCAGGCGAACCAGCAGGACCGGATCGGGAAGGGCATCGAGAAGGGCTCGCTGACTCCCCAGGAGGCCCAGCACCTGGAGAAGCGCGAGGCGAACATCGAGAAGACCAAGGAAGCCGACATGGCGGCGCACAACGGTCACCTGACCAAGGCCGAGCAGCGCCAGCTCAATCGCAGAGAGAACAAGACCAGCCGCGCCATCTACCACAAGAAGCACAACGCGAAGACCACGGGCACGCAGGCCCAGGCGGCGACGCCCAAGCAGTAGCTCCGCTCTCCTCGCTCCACGCTGGCGCTCGAGCTTCCGGCACCTGCTCGCCGGGGGCCCGGGCGCCGGCCACGCGAGCTCCACTGCCTGTTGATTAGGATGTCCTAATGGAACAGGCCCTCAGCCGTCGGCGGCGCTGAGTCGCGCCCGGAGCTCCTGGTTCTCCTGCTTCAGCGCCTCGAACGCGCGCGCCACGTCCGGCACGGGCAGGAGCTGCGGAATGTGCTGCGAGCAGTTCTCGTTCCAGTGCTCCACGGTGAGCACGATCGCCTGCTCGGGGCGTGCTTCGTAGCTCGGGTCGGCGAGCCGTGCCAAGAGCGCGGGATCGTCCTCGACCACACGCGCGCGGCACCAGAGCTTGATGCGCCGCTGCTCGGCCCAGTCGATCAGGAACACGAACGCGCGCTCGTTCTCCGACAGGTTCCCGACCGTGATGTACTGGCGGTTCCCGCGGAAGTCGGCGAAGGCGAGGGTGCGGTCGTCGAGCACCTTCAAGAACCCCGGCGGCCCGCCGCGATGCTGCACGTAGGGCTGGCCGTCCGCGCCGGCCGTCGCCAGGAAGAAGCTGTCGCGCGCCGCGATGAACTCGGCCAGCTCGGGCGTGACGAGCGAGCCGAAGCCGCCCCGCGCCTCGAGCTTCTCGTACGCCGCGCGCGAGCCTCTGCGCACTTGCACGTCGCGGACGGCGGGACTGAAGATCTTGGACTCACTCATGGTGACAGTCTGATGCTCCGGCGTTTCCGGGGTATCCGCGGCGGCCGTGAAACTGCTTTGCTTCCGGCGCAATAATCGCGCGCCGTGGACCAGCTCGACGCCATCCGCGTGTTTCTCGCCGTCGCCTCGGCCGGGAGTCTCTCGGCGGCAGCGCGGCGGCTGGGCCTGCCGGTCGCCACGGTGAGCCGGCGGATCGCCGCGCTCGAGAAGCACGTGGGGGCGCGGCTGGTCTCGCGCACCACGCGGCGCATGGCGCTCACCGACGCCGGCGCGCGCTACCGCGAGGCCTGCGCGCGCATCGTGGCGGAGCTCGAGGCCGCGGAGCGCGAGATCACCGGCGCGCGCGACGAGCTGTCGGGCCCGCTCGTAGTGACTGCGCCCGTGATGTTCGGGCGCCTGCACGTGGTGCCGGTCGTGGCCCAGTTCCTGCGCGAGCACCCGCGCGTCGACGTGCGGCTCCTGCTCGGCGACCGCAACGCGGAGCTGATCGACGAGGGCATCGACGTGGCCGTCCGCATCGGCGCGCTGCCCGACTCTGCGCTCGTGGCGGTCCGCGTGGGCTCGATCCGCCGCATCGTGTGCGCGAGCCCCGAGTACCTGCGCGCCCGCGGCACGCCGGAGTCACCCGAAGCGCTCGCCGGCCACGACTGCATCGCGTTCAGCGGCATCGAGTCGGCCGAGCGCTGGCTGTTCCGCCAGGCCGGGCGTGCGCTTCCGGTCGGGCTGCGCCCCCGGCTGGTCGTGACCACGGCCGACGCCGCGCTCGAGGCCGCGCTCGCGGGCGTGGGAGTCACGCGCGTGCTCTCGTACCAGGCCGCGGCGGGAGTCGCCGACGGCCGCCTCGTGCCGCTGCTCGAGCGCTTCGAGCCGCCGGCGGTGCCGGCCACCGTGCTCCACCGCGAAGGCCGCACGCCGCGCCCGAAGGTGAAGCACTTCGTGTCGCTCGCCGCGGCAAGGCTGCGCGCCGCGCTCGCCGGTGTGCGAGATGCAGCGCCGAGAAAGCTTAAAGTTGATCGGTGAGAAGCTCCTGCCGGTGATTCGGAGCCGGTGGCGCGTCTTTCGATTAACCGGCCCTAATCTGAAAGAAATACTCATGGAACCCGGCCCATCGCCCTCATAGCCTTCCGTGCGAGTCACAGACTCGATGGAGGAGTCAGGCGATGAGGATCGAAAGCGGTCACCGACTGTTTCGCTTCGCAATGACCCTGACGCTGCTGGCCTCGCCAGCGCGCGCTCTTGTGAGCGACTCGGCTGAGTTTGTGTTTCGCGCGGCCGGAGGGAGCGCCGTTGCCCCGAACGCGGGGCGTCGCTTCGACGCGAGTGTCTCCGCGAGCGGCGTAAGCCTCACGGCGTGCCGGGGCTCGAACGCCACGCTGGCGGTCGGTCTTCGCCTCGCGTCGGTCTCGCGCGGCTCCGAGCTCCGCTCGCCCGGCCGCGCCGAGGTCGACTTCTCCGGAAACAGCGCGCAGCTCCACTACGGCGGCCTGGGAATGACCGAGTGGTACGTGAACGACGCGCGCGGGCTGGAGCAGGGCTTCGATCTCGAGCAGCGCATCGCGCCAGGATCCAGGCCGCTCGAGCTCGCGCTCGCGGTCACCACGTCTCCCGGGGTCTCGCGCGGCCCGAGCGGCGATGGCTTCGCCTTCGCGCGGTCCGGCTGCCCGGACCGAATCGCGCTGCGCGACGTGCGCGCCTGGGACTCCCGCGGCACCACGCTCGGGGCCCGGCTGGAAGCTTCGGGCGAGCGCCTGAAGCTCGTGGTCGACGACTCACGCGCGGTCTACCCGATCACGATCGATCCGATCGCCTCGACGGCTACGGAGATCGTGCTCCCGGCTCACACCCTCTCGAACGAGGTCCAGATCGGCCCCGGCGGCGACTTGAATGGCGACGGCTTCAGCGATCTGGTCGTGATCGATTCACATGAGGACATCCCGTTCGTCGTCCCGCGCACCGAACACGGGACCGCGCGCGTGTTCTTCGGCTCGAGCTCTGGTCTCTCGACGACCCCGGGCTTCGTCGTTCAGGGCATCATCGACTTCGATCACTTCGGTAGCTCGTTTGCCGTCGGAGACCTCGATGGAGACGGCATCTCCGATCTCGCCGTCGGCATGCCCGGACTGGGCCCTGGAGACGTCGGGCAGGTGTTCGTGTGGTTCGGGTCCTCGAGCTTCAACACTCGAGGCGTGGTGTCCTTGCTGAGCGCCGACTGGTCGGCCACCGGGAGTCTCGGATTCGGCTTGTCGATGTCCGCAGGAGACTTGAACGGCGATGGCATCGACGATCTGGTCGTGAGCAGCCCCATTGCGGACCACGTGTTCGTCTGGACAGGCGAGACGCGGAGTCAGTGGGCCACGCGGCCCAGAGACAACCAGGCCGTCCCTTCGTGGACCGCCAGTGGTGTAGCCGGACACGGCTTCGGCGAGTCTGTCTCCGCCAGCGGTGATGTGAACGGCGATGGCACCTACGACCTCGTGGTGGGCGCACCGAACGAATCGGCGTCCGGCGGCTCCGTGTTCCTGTACACGGGAGGTTCCAACTTCACGGCAACCCCGGGCACCGAGGCAAACGCCCAGGCCCGGGTGAACGGTACCCAGGGCCTGGGCACCACCGTTGCGATCAGCGGTGACGTGAACGGCGACGGCTTCGCCGACATCCTGGCGACCGACGAAAGCAGCACTCCGTCCTTCAAGCTGTTCTTCGGGTCCGGCGGCCCGACACCCAATTTGACCGCTGTGTCTCCGTGGTCCGCAACGGTGAGCCATCCCGACTCGAACACCGCGTCGGCGGCGACGGCAGGGGACGTGAATGGAGACGGGTTGGCCGACTTGATCCTGGCTCAGCCCAACGTCTCGGACATCGACGGGAACGCCAATGTCTTCCTCGGGAGGATGGCGGGTCCCATACCCGCGCCGATCGTGGTTGCTCCCCAATTCCCGCAATTCAGCCTCCAGTCCGTCTCGCGAGTGGCGACCGCGGGAGACGTCGACGGGAACGGTTTCTCCGAGGTCGCCATGGTCGGCCAGGGCCCGACCACCGGCGCCGACTTCGCAGCCAAGATTCAGGTCTTCGCAAGCACGGGCGACCCGACCGCGACCGAGTCACAGTTCTCGCTCTACGGTGATGCCACGACCGGGCAGGACGGGACAGGCTTCGGCATCGGTGCGACGGCCGCGGGGGACATCAACGGCGACGGCTTCAGCGACTTCGTCGTCGGGCAGCCGTTCTTCGCCGATCCCGACTCACAGGAAGGTCGCTTCATGGTCGTCCTGGGCGGTCCCTGTACTCCGGATTGCACGGTGCCCCCCACGACCAGCCCGGCCGGCCACGAGGGCAACCAGGCCGGAGCGCAGCTGGGCTGGAGCCTTGCGGGAGGCGGCGACTTCAACGGGGACGGATTTGCCGACGTGGCCGTCGGCGCGCCCCACTTCACGACCAGCGAACGCTTCTTGACTCACCCGGACGCCGGGATCGTGAACGTCTATCTCGGAAGCGCGACCGGGCTCTCCGCGGATCCGAATCAGACTCTCAGTTCGCTGATCGACGGCAGTGAGCTCGGGAGCGCGGTCGCAAACGCTGGCGATGTGAACGGGGATGGCCTGGCCGACCTGCTCGTGAGCGCGCCCTTGGCGAACGGCGGCGCGGGGACGGTCTCGCTGTATCTCGGCACCCGCAATGGCGGGCCGCTCATGGCTCCGGCCTGGACGAAGAGCGGCACCCAGTCGAACGAGCACTTCGGCTCCCACCTGGCCGGCGCTTGCGACGTGGACGGCGACGGTCGCTCCGACGTGATCGTCGCAGCGACGACCTTCACGAATGGTGCGCCCGCGGCCTTCGTGTTTCTCGGCCAGAAGAACGGCCTCAGCTCGACACCGTTCGCCGTGCTCCTGAGCGACCAGGGCGCCGATGACAACGGCATTCAGGTCGCCTGTGCCGGTGACGTGAATGGGGACACGCTGGCAGACGTGGCCGTCGGCGAAGCGGAGTACAGCGTGACCATCGGAGCGCAACAAGGGCGCGTTCGAGTGTTCAACGGCGGCCCGACGCTGCCCGGCGCGGCGCCCGCGATCACGCTCGCCGGGACCCAAGCGGGCGGCCGCTTCGGCGCCGGCATTGGCGGCGGCGGCGACGTCGATGCGGACGGATTCGGCGATCTAGTCGTCGGCCAGCAGTGGTTCAGCGACGGTGCGGCCCCGTTCGAAGGGCGAGCCTTCGCATTTCTCGGCAGCCCGACGGGCCTTGATGTCACCCGCAGCGTGACACTGCCGTTGCCGGCTCCGGCCGGGGCGGTCACCGCGGATTTCGGCCGCGACGTCGCCGACGACTTCGACTTCAACGGCGATGGCTTCGCAGACGTTCTGATCGGTGCGTTCACCGTCCCCCGAGGCAATCTTTCCACCTCAGGCGCGGTGTTCGTCAACTTCGGCGGGGGAAGCCAGGGCACGCCGCGCATTCCGCGCATGACTCACGACAATCCGGTGGGTCCGCCGCTCGCTCTGCTGGGCGCGACCAACCCCGCCGACGCCCGGCTCTTCAACGTTCGCAGCCTGCCGCGGAGCGCTGCGGGGCGGACGCGCGTGAGGCAGGAGGTCCAGACCAAGATCGGAGGACAGCCCTTCGACGGGGGCTTGCCGACGTTCCTCTCGGCGCTGCAAGACTCCGGGGCCACCGACTTCATCGACGTGGAGTCTCACTGCAACACCGGAATCCTTCTCGGCGGCCCATCGTGTCGCTGGCGCACGCGGCTCCGCACCACCAATCCGTTCTTCCCGCGCACGCCGTGGCTCTCCCCGCCGGGCAACAGCCCGACCGAGGCGGACATCCGCGACGACAGTGACTCCGACGGCGACGGCGTCGCCGACTTCGGCGACGTCTGCCCGAGCGTGCCGGATCCCAACCAGACGGATTCGGACGGCGACCTGGTCGGCGACGCGTGCGACAACTGCCCGGTCACTGCGAACTTCGACCAGGCCGACACGGATGGCGACACGGTGGGAGACGCCTGTGACAACTGCCAGCTGGTGAGCAATCGCCGAGTCAGCCCGACCTTCCTGACCGCAAACCCCTGGGCCACGCTCACGGGCGGGCAGCGCGACGACGACCACGACGGCTTCGGCAACGTGTGCGACGGAGACTTCCCACTCACCACGCAAGGCATCAACGTGAACGCGGCCGACACCAATCAGTTCAAGACCGCGGTGAACCAGGACAGGACCGCGAAGAAGTGCGGGACCAACGGGAAGATCGCTTGCGCCATCTTCGATCTGGACACCAAGCAGAACGACCCGGGCGCCGCGAACAACATCAACGCCGCAGACACTGCCCGCTTCAAGCTCCTGGTCGGATTCCCTGCAGGTCCGAAGTGCCCGACGTGTCCGCTGCTGTGCGAGGCGGGTCCGCAGGGCAGCTGCAACTAGTCGCCGGCCGTTCGCATCGCGATCTCCTTCGGAGTATGGTCGCAAGACCGACGCCGAAGGAGATCGCCATGCGCATCGGACTCCAGCTCGTGCTGCAGAACTACCTCGAGTCGACCACCGACGAGCACGTGCTCGATCTCGAGTACCGCCTGTCCGAGCTGGCCGAGCCGCTCGGCTTCGACTCGATCTGGTGCGTCGAGCACCACTTCGACTGGTACTCGATGGGCCCCGACACGCCGCAGATCCTCGCGTACCTGGCGGGACGGACGAGCCGCATCGGCCTGGCCACGGGCGCGGTGATCCTGCCCTGGAACGACCCGCTGCGCGTGGTCGAGAAGATGACGCTGCTCGACTACCAGTCGAAGGGCCGCGCCATCTTCGGCATGGGCCACGGCCTGGCGCGCATGGAGTACGACGGCTTCCAGATCGACATGAACGAGGCGCGCGATCGCTTCGCCGAAGCCGCGCGCATGATCCTGGCGGGCCTCGAGAGCGGCATCGTGCGCGGCGACGGCCCGTACTACCCGCAGAAGCCCGTGCAGGTGCGCCCGAAGCCGCGCGGCTCGTGGAAGGACCGCACGTACATGGTGGCCATGTCGCCGCACTCCACGCCGCTGTGCGCCGAGCTCGGCGCGAAGCCGATGGTGTTCGTGCAGAAGCCGTGGGACGAGACCAAGGAGCACATCGCGCTGTTCAACAGCTCGTGGGAGAAGTTCCACAAGTCAGCGCCGCCCGCGCCGACCTTCGCGGAGTTCCTGATCTGCTCCGAGTCACCCGGCGAGGCGCGCGACCTGGCCCAGGAGCACATTGCGAACTACTACCACTCGGTGGTGAGTCACTACGAGTTCACCAAGGTCGAGAACTTCCAGAAGAAGGGTTACTCGTCCTACGCCGAGAACGCGGCCGCGCTCGGCGCCTTCGGCGTGGACAACGCGGCTCGAGGCTTCGTGGAGATCAACGCCTACGGCACCCCGGCGCAGATCCTCGAGAAGCTGCGCGCCCGCCGC encodes the following:
- a CDS encoding ammonium transporter yields the protein MWPDPTGSAAGVWATPAGDGKGDTPATMTVGDVYDRVTHNLFAVNMVWTLVTGFLVMFMQAGFMYVETGLCRAKNAAHTSAMNFMIYPLGCFAFWAYGFALGWGNWFNGPVAPGWYASLGPGLSALNEGWGLGGTGNGVFTYGILGLKGFFLSPSVGDVSVLAIFFFMMVFMDTTATIPTGAMAERWAWKNFCLYGLWVALPYCIYANWMWGGGFLAQGGVNWGLGHGAVDFAGSGVVHGMGGIIGLAGAMVIGARIGKYDAKGKPLALPGHDVPMVVLGTFILAFGWFGFNPGSSLAGTDLRISYIVVNTMLASVTGALGAMLALYAKGLKPDPTMLCNGMLAGLVAITAPCAFVDPWGGAVIGAVAGVLVVYSVFFWEARGIDDPVGAISVHGVNGLWGVLSVGIFATGQYGAGWNGVVRPEMVAKYGADGVRGLLYGDASQLVMQSVDCVVLAVFGFAMAYAWFKLSNLITPIRVSKETELEGLDGPEMGTLAYPDFALHSSGRTLAG
- a CDS encoding P-II family nitrogen regulator yields the protein MKKVEAIVSTSKLEEVRISLGRVGVEGMTVTEVRGYGHERGHTELYRGAEHEVILVPRVKVEIVVEDGRVPALVEELVRVTRTGRIGDGRIFVLPVEDAVRIRTSERGRDAL
- a CDS encoding GNAT family N-acetyltransferase encodes the protein MTERFEVRRLEALGEHELDGLCDVLVDCVQGGDSVGFMLPMTRAKAEAFWRGVAASLARGERVLLAAFDPAGAIVGTAQVVFAQPENQPHRGDLAKMLVHRRARRRGVGAALLAACERAALEAGRSVLVLDTASPDAERLYARGGWQLCGRIPGYALMPDGPLCATTIFFKSLPR
- a CDS encoding XRE family transcriptional regulator, which translates into the protein MTEEALDARIASRVRSLRAESGLTLDALEARSGVSRSMLSLVERGESSASAVVLDKIATGLGVVLASLFDDAAAPASPVSRPADRTPWRDPESGYVRRNVSPAGFPSPIQIVEVVFPPGARVTYETGAREPAVHQQVWLQEGRIEVTVGRVTHRLQSGDCLAMRLDAPVSFRNRTRRAARYVVVIASVRARAPRSRRD
- a CDS encoding MmcQ/YjbR family DNA-binding protein produces the protein MSEDRRLARLTRLCLALPDATAERHGSHATFRVRKRVFAYFLDDHHGDGIVSLCWKAELGEAHERAEADPEHFYLPAYIGPRGWGALRLDRGPVDWEEVADLVRASYCAVAPRTLAERVPNLQSAADESRFRAANSSARPRAARARGARRTRR
- a CDS encoding PEGA domain-containing protein, whose product is MSDLGATPLRRALVPGTHRLAAEFPGGRRVTREIQVDARQRFVALH
- a CDS encoding pyridoxamine 5'-phosphate oxidase family protein, encoding MSESKIFSPAVRDVQVRRGSRAAYEKLEARGGFGSLVTPELAEFIAARDSFFLATAGADGQPYVQHRGGPPGFLKVLDDRTLAFADFRGNRQYITVGNLSENERAFVFLIDWAEQRRIKLWCRARVVEDDPALLARLADPSYEARPEQAIVLTVEHWNENCSQHIPQLLPVPDVARAFEALKQENQELRARLSAADG
- a CDS encoding LysR substrate-binding domain-containing protein, whose translation is MDQLDAIRVFLAVASAGSLSAAARRLGLPVATVSRRIAALEKHVGARLVSRTTRRMALTDAGARYREACARIVAELEAAEREITGARDELSGPLVVTAPVMFGRLHVVPVVAQFLREHPRVDVRLLLGDRNAELIDEGIDVAVRIGALPDSALVAVRVGSIRRIVCASPEYLRARGTPESPEALAGHDCIAFSGIESAERWLFRQAGRALPVGLRPRLVVTTADAALEAALAGVGVTRVLSYQAAAGVADGRLVPLLERFEPPAVPATVLHREGRTPRPKVKHFVSLAAARLRAALAGVRDAAPRKLKVDR